In Panulirus ornatus isolate Po-2019 chromosome 30, ASM3632096v1, whole genome shotgun sequence, a single genomic region encodes these proteins:
- the LOC139758359 gene encoding uncharacterized protein encodes MVAAGMVAAVAVEAYGGGGGGGYGGGGGGGGGYGGGGGGYGGGGGRGGGGGGYGGGGGGYGGGGGRGGGGGGGGRGYGGGGGVGGGGGYVAVDLSTGYSDYHFSWRHDGGQKYPWQKANYYCSSLGYGWQGVSIETRKEDKLISDIIYGDKLKYIWTGGYRRGYNFQWPSGYPFYGLNWSYTGGDGRPQPDNREDGKEFCLAVLNNFYDDGIKWHDVACHHEKPIICERRRGKHYG; translated from the exons ATGGTGGCGGCGGgtatggtggcggcggtggcggtggaggcctatggtggcggtggcggtggaggctatggtggcggcggcggtggcggtggaggctatggtggcggcggcggaggctacggcggtggtggcggcagaggcggtggcggtggcggttatggtggcggtggaggaggctatggcggtggtggcggcagaggcggcggtggtggtggtggcggcagaggctacggaggcggcggtggtgttggcggtggtggaggctacGTAGCG GTGGACCTGAGCACGGGCTACAGCGACTACCACTTCTCATGGCGTCACGACGGAGGCCAGAAATACCCCTGGCAGAAGGCTAACTACTACTGCTCCAGCCTTGGCTACGGCTGGCAGGGCGTCAGCATCGAGACCCGCAAGGAAGACAAACTCATCTCCGACATCATCTACGGCG ACAAACTGAAGTACATCTGGACAGGAGGTTACCGAAGGGGCTACAACTTCCAGTGGCCCTCTGGCTACCCCTTCTATGGCCTCAACTGGTCCTACACCGGCGG TGACGGGCGACCCCAGCCAGACAACCGTGAGGACGGCAAGGAGTTCTGTCTGGCAGTGCTCAACAACTTCTACGACGACGGCATCAAATGGCACGACGTTGCCTGCCACCACGAGAAGCCCATCATCTGTGAACGACGCCGGGGTAAACACTACGGCTGA